The genomic DNA GCCGGTCGACATCCTCGGCACGCCGTCGCTTCGCCATGGATGCAGATGCAGGGGAATCCGGTCTGCTCTCACGTTGCAGCCTTGGGCCCTTCCGCTTTCTTACACCGAAAAATGTTTAGACCTGTGGATGACTTCTGTCGGTCTGGACTCGGGCCGGTACGACAGATAATCAGATTCGGTTGCGTTCGAGATCAAATAGGAAAATACATGTGTTTGTGGCGTCCATATATATTTTTGGCATGAGATGGGCTCAAACCCAACACGCCCGGCCCGTTTCGCTTAGAAAAGGAAACAAACGAGCCTACCCTATACAAAACCTGCGATCGAGAGAATCGAGCGGAACGAACCCATCGTGCGTCACCTGCAAGACTCCAGCGAACCCACCAGATCATCCATACATGGTCCATCCGATgcgtatgccgccgccgccgcccgacgagtACGACCCCACGAGGGGCACCATCGCCTGCTTCACGGACCATGGCCTCGCCGACGACCCCGTCTCGCCCGCCACGCTCGAGGCCCTCCGCGTCATCCTCGTCGGCCACTACGAGGAGGCGTTCCGGCGGCTGCCCGTCGAGGACATGCCGGACGGTCTCGACCTGGCCCAGCTCGCCCACCGCGGCGGCTTCTGCCTCGGCCTCCTCGATCCCGTTACCAACATCGTCCTCAACACAATCTCCCTCCTCCCACACGGATTCGAGTTTGACGCAAACCCTAGCCCGGCGCCGTCCGCTCCAGGACTCAGGATGCCGTCGCGCCGCCGAAACTCGAGCAGGGATGCATGGCACGGCGTCGCGTGCAGGTCCAGCGGGTGCCTCCTCGAGTTCATGCGGGCCTACTTCGGGCTGCTCAGCGAGGAGCAAGCCGGGCGGTACCTCATCTGGGCGCGTGCCGACATCGCCATGGCGGTTCTGCTCGTCGAGCACGAGCTCTACGACGCCCGTCCTGCACCGCCGGACCCTCGCTCCAGCAGGACGCGGCAGTCTCTCAGGCTCGCTGCTATGCACATGCAACACCCTTCGCCGGACAGCCTCGTGTCGCTCGCTACGGCGTGGCTTCCACCGCAGAAGCTCGAGATACTTGCCCCCATCCTACGACACGATGGCGGTCGGAATAGGCTGGCTGTCCAAGACGTAAAGAACATCCTCCACGTGCTGCGCCACCAAGACGACATATCCGCCATGGCTACATTGCAGTCACCGCCGCCGCTTGAAGAAGGCACTACGAGCTGCATCTACCTTGGAGATGGCCGGATCGCGTACACCACCATTGTCCAGCGAGCCGGCGACCACATCGCATCTCTACGGCGTCCTCAAGACACGCAGTCCACGCTAATCTCTTACTCCACCGCAGCACCGTCGGCGACAGACACGACGGCGGAGCCGCACGACTCCCCTTGCGCATACGTGGTGTCTCTCGACATGGACGAGGCCCGACAATGCCCGTACGTACGGTCTCTGGAGATGTCCCTCCTGGGCACCATCCATGGATTCTACCTCAAGGCGCTCGCCATGCTGCCAAGCTACGCCGCGCGCCACCATGTACGCGGCATCCTCCTAGCCGGCCACTGCTACGGCCCAATGGACCCTGTCTCCAACATCATCCTCAGTACCGTCTGGTATGACGCCAACTTCCCACTCCCCGTGGCTGATCGTGGGACGCAGGCGCACCACATCCTTGACACCCTCACCGTGCTCAGGGTGGTCACTAGCTCCCTGCACGGCCTCGTAGCTCTCCTGCACGCCAACTCCGGCAAGCATCTGCTGTTGCACGAGATCTTGAAGTACCTCTGCTACAGGAAGTGCGACTTGGCCACCATGTTACAGCCATATCTACACCGGAACTCTCCCAACCCTTTTGCCAGCGCCGCCGCTGCTGCTCGTCACCCGCAAGCGTCCGCTTGGGCAACATTTCTTTCATCATTGGCGCCGACGAAGCTAGACCAGATACGGTCCTTGATGATTAGTGCCACTGCCAACAACACCGCGCTTTCTTATGAGTCTTTGACCGAGATATACAACATCCTCAGAGAGGAAACCCGGAAGGCGGTGACACTGCCGGCTCCCAAACTCTGTCGGATGGCGGTGAGCATTCTCACAAGAAAGAGGGAGGCCTATGCTCACCAGCAGAGCTTCATTCGCGGTAGGATTGAACAGCTACTGCTGGAATACGCGCGTCGCCATCCTTCAGAAACAAAATATGATTTGGATTTTATATGCGGTGTAGCCGTAACATTAACCGGTCACCAGGATCAATGCTACCACGTCAATTTCATGGCAGCTACCAAATCGACATCCAAGAACACACTTTTCTTTGCCGAGGTTTGGTGGGCATATCAAGATCAGTCAAAGCCTTCCGTATGCTGCCCTCTGCCCCAACCGTATACCATGGGTAAGTATGAAATAAGTAGGCTTTTCAACCTTAATATGTTGAGTTCTCAAGTATTTAAGGAGTGCAAACTTCTCAAAATAAATGTGTGTTCATTTGGTGCAAATTTGGCTCTGCCAACAGGTCGTTGCTACTACGGCCAGGAGTCCGCACGTAAGCTCGCCTATCCGGATGACTCCATCGACTATTTCTCACGCGACATTACTCATGGCGGACTAGATGACACAGAAGGCATACTAAACACGGACTTTTTGTACTTCGACTCCGAGAGGGACGTCGGGCTTGCCAAGGTCTTGCAGAGGATGGGCAAGAAAGAAGAGGTCATGCAAAGGTCCTCTACTGGAAGGCGTGCTGAATGGACCGCCGGTGTTCCTCTGTGCTAGCTAGGTTTATTCATGCTTTGAATTATTATGTAGAAATGTTTGGAGAAAGCTGGATACAGTAGTTAACGAGAATAGTTGGGTGTGGATTAGTGTGAACCTTGAACTTGTTAATTGCTAGCTCTTTCGTTAACGACGGAAGCAAAGTGATCAACCATTTGCCATCTGCCTCCTCCGCGGTGATGGTAAATGGTAAACCACCACCATACGTAAAACCTTGCAAACAAGGAAGGCCCATACTAAAGCCATTCGTTGCCCTCATTTGCTATTAGTCCTGGCCTGAACTCCCGTGGCCTGAACTCCTGTCATTGATGTGTGATTGATTAGCCGATTAGCGCTTCCCTAAAAACGAATAGGCGATTAGGGCTGCCATGCTGCCTTCCTGCAATTTCTCGCTCAAATTGCGATTAAATTAGGTGCAATGCAGGCGCGGCAACCCCACGATCCTAAACTTATCAATTTTCCAGCCAACTATGAGCGGTTTGTTGGGATAACTCcggaccctctctctctcactcgcataTATGAAGGTGGAAGAAGAAACACACTGTTTTCCGGCACATGAACGCCACGACGCACGAACATCGATTTCTTTCATGGGCACATACCCGGCCCTAGAGACTTAACTCCAGCCACTAACCAGTTAACTACATGTACGCATTGACTGAACGGCCACACGACCCATACGTGTCGTGCAACTGTTTGTTTGTTGCCAGCTCCCGCGGACGGCTCGGCCAAGACCAACCGGCCGTGATCAAGACTAATGCTTATGCGGTTAGCACTAAGCAATTAACTAATCTCTTTCAACTCTTACATTATGCCCCTTAAAAATTATACAATTGATGTAATTATGTAATTAGGTGATATTTGATGTTTATTCCAAGACCTGCAGTTATAAATAGAAGAGTGTCACTAAACACTATAAATATCAACCCGGATTTTACGCTCTATATGAATATTTGAATAGACGTTTTGTAGTTCGAAGATAGTCTTTTTGCTCGGGCATTACAGGATAAGCTATATTGAAAGGTATTAGCAACAAAGTTATCTTCTGATTAAATTATTAATATTTTGGACCTTTCAGCAATTGTAGACAAATCTAGGctaatactccatccgttccaaattactcgtcgtgtaaTTTGGAACTAAAACCACGGCGAgtaatttggaaacggagggagtacaaacgtAACTACGTTGTTATAGCCTTGAAGCATAGAATTATTATAACTATTTGCTTTAGAACGTTTAACTACCTATAAATCAACAGTTTGGAAATCAATTTGCTGGTGAAATAAAAGATCTCATCATACAACAAAGCTCTACTGGAAAACTTGAACACTATCACTAGTGAAATTTGTACAATGTCACCGAAATAAACTCttgtctacaagacatatttgaatTTAGGAAGAGAGAACGAACATGTAGCACTACCCCTGTATCTATGCCCTTTCAATGGAACTAGTGAACAAACACATTCAACGAACAACAGGATATCAATGCATGATATAAATAAAATATCCAACTTGCTATGCAATGGAATCAAAGTAATCAAGTATCTCCCAAGAAGTGGCACAACTGTAATTTTCACATAACTGTAAAACATCTATAATAATATATGAACACAAACATAATCATGAAATAACCCAGTATTGGATCAACACCAGCATTTACAAGCACAAGCATAATGAACATCCATAATAACATTGAACGACATAGCGGACTTTCACGGTGGTTGCCGGATATATCAACAAATGTCTGAACTGAATGTTTTATGACATAGCGGACATTCCACAACACGAGTTACCGGAAAAGTCAGCCAATGTCTGAACTGAACACTGAATGACAGAGCGGACTTTTAACGATTGGCGTTAACGGAAAAGTTGACACATGCGCAACTGAAAACTCTAGGATGAAATAATGGAAGTATAAGTTTAGAAAACTCAAAACACACGAGAGTACAAAAAAAATACCAGAAACCGAACAGCAATCAGAACACAAGGATCGAATAACACCAAATAAATCCAACAATGACGTACCATTGAACAAGGTCGTGATGCACTTGCCTTAACCTGAACGAGAACCGAGTTGCACCTTGGAACCGGCACTTTCCAAAATTGTGGAGTAAAACTACACTTAGGAACTAATCCACACTGATTACAACTCTACTTCATTAGTACCCGGATATTTCCCCCAAGAAATGCCTAAATACCTAGTTCTCAGTTTAGCTGATACTTCGACTGAGTTGCTGTGTCACTCATTGTTCCGGAGATCTTTTACAGTACATCTAATTACTACGAGCCGTCCATTCTTGGCCACTCAATGGGCTAGATCCATCAATACTACTGAACAATACCAGTAGTATTTTCTATCAAAAGGGTAAAATCGAAAGCCAAACAAAACAAATACTAAAACTATACAGGCAATGAGGCAAAATCAAAAGCATGTGTTGTCTTCATGATGCAGCCCATCCATTCTGGGACTGTTGGTGGAGGCCCGATTCATCGATTACTT from Triticum dicoccoides isolate Atlit2015 ecotype Zavitan unplaced genomic scaffold, WEW_v2.0 scaffold69763, whole genome shotgun sequence includes the following:
- the LOC119347616 gene encoding uncharacterized protein LOC119347616; translation: MPSRRRNSSRDAWHGVACRSSGCLLEFMRAYFGLLSEEQAGRYLIWARADIAMAVLLVEHELYDARPAPPDPRSSRTRQSLRLAAMHMQHPSPDSLVSLATAWLPPQKLEILAPILRHDGGRNRLAVQDVKNILHVLRHQDDISAMATLQSPPPLEEGTTSCIYLGDGRIAYTTIVQRAGDHIASLRRPQDTQSTLISYSTAAPSATDTTAEPHDSPCAYVVSLDMDEARQCPYVRSLEMSLLGTIHGFYLKALAMLPSYAARHHVRGILLAGHCYGPMDPVSNIILSTVWYDANFPLPVADRGTQAHHILDTLTVLRVVTSSLHGLVALLHANSGKHLLLHEILKYLCYRKCDLATMLQPYLHRNSPNPFASAAAAARHPQASAWATFLSSLAPTKLDQIRSLMISATANNTALSYESLTEIYNILREETRKAVTLPAPKLCRMAVSILTRKREAYAHQQSFIRGRIEQLLLEYARRHPSETKYDLDFICGVAVTLTGHQDQCYHVNFMAATKSTSKNTLFFAEVWWAYQDQSKPSVCCPLPQPYTMGRCYYGQESARKLAYPDDSIDYFSRDITHGGLDDTEGILNTDFLYFDSERDVGLAKVLQRMGKKEEVMQRSSTGRRAEWTAGVPLC